Proteins from one Haliaeetus albicilla chromosome 28, bHalAlb1.1, whole genome shotgun sequence genomic window:
- the PDE6H gene encoding retinal cone rhodopsin-sensitive cGMP 3',5'-cyclic phosphodiesterase subunit gamma, giving the protein MSENPPTNLNAGDAPAGPTTPRKGPPKFKQRQTRQFKSKPPKKGVKGFGDDIPGMEGLGTDITVICPWEAFSHLELHELAQFGII; this is encoded by the exons ATGAGTGAGAACCCACCCACCAACCTCAACGCTGGAGATGCTCCAGCTGGTCCCACCACACCACGCAAGGGGCCTCCCAAGTTCAAGCAAAGACAGACAAGGCAGTTCAAGAGCAAGCCCCCTAAAAAAGGAGTAAAAGG GTTTGGAGATGACATCCCAGGCATGGAGGGACTGGGCACAG ATATCACAGTGATTTGCCCATGGGAAGCTTTCAGCCATCTGGAACTGCACGAGCTGGCCCAATTTGGGATCATCTAA